From a region of the Drosophila ananassae strain 14024-0371.13 chromosome XL, ASM1763931v2, whole genome shotgun sequence genome:
- the LOC6504759 gene encoding brefeldin A-inhibited guanine nucleotide-exchange protein 3, with the protein MEDLFLLIIKESTGTKHNALRQTAQIAYDKLYRQHGIHRDPSHELRSVCFTALQMALDTKRPKFITMGLNGLHRVIKDERFYIGLEPEDDSVWLPSQLLRATNGILPSTSSEDTVVNVLRLFLAMACSPACTLNGRLLIEILSRCGECWEMGSRATKAASLAAASQCLRTFCAFLIEEAEEVKKTAPAGLMTQTQASAVYNEVIPVMQWLCSRLVEPNVNTSPNKKCENPSSLYLTECILTLSSALPRNVHANPHFTSFLWQKFCPTLAAALGSPGRINLDKKFTYKDALHMIENEARGFFTGPGLDGPQARCVYLTAIQLLRIAGAHGSLRPMLEALFHRMLLLPAPQNRTEPLRCVREIFKSPERLIDLAVILYVDKNTAQGCSDEMALFRLLVDAMEECAYGAGGVGGATEASLQASVECMVALLDSLQVLCTGELTESMISDQIVQVVNGRHELLKDADYSGPLTYQSMARLPAPYRDAIVEFRQNVFETSSGSESDGEPPHEQDAASNGSGDTEGPEDDDPSSSSDETSRVENRWPYSHLEAPVMPIRTDSDNDRQHARDFARALRQDLVPKLLRLRSCVEIDEAMQEFASAVCQENSMNFSDFDYNLTAINADGIYLAIYSSLLLSLQLMRAGYYEQVASGMAHKDILVPMSEQQFVTSVQNTGVLVYLSSPWLCELYQSVTVCNVLEAMSRQQLDGIGPRCALVDMLCDAGGLGATQMLSEWQRLQTATVKHKEEEQQHDKRREAAKKLCRRLLTCCWDSMVIVLSSGLGDLQTSSASNKLVALSKRTLRVKAKANKSNGEALYAMCLDGLHSAATLSNNLNLQHLAGKILNLLASNVCQTTGPRISASQAMSMDVVLTGGLNLGSYSADCWPSIFAVCRHVSQLEHEIFSMQNPSISGSSPGSSRRDLETGEKLSNGNAQDKLNLSSIPIDDDETCVDVYSFLQAPMQSPNTNITSILKVYSGTNETVLLSQSDTSKVLCALSHQAENLFGDAAERLSLPSLCQFLKHLCRASREQLYKSQVARKGSRIWWPSKGWKKLDSLPMSLLLHRIGDVTLKVFRSSRPLLHVLKVWAITGPHLMDAACHRDRMISKRAIEYIHDIITALLVEQSELPYFHFNEALLKPFENLLSMDTDVDVQDQIVACLYEVVEAHRTEIRSGWRPLFGTLRNARSRMLNMSNIIDIFRVFLDSDNTLVFANAGLDCILCLLSYLEISGGGNNNNNNNSCPGGSGGSGSNQQEEDNTFRPTDFLHETLRFLERCSSILGFMHSMPKCPNFHSTYKIKGISYTHIIDANIPSSMENFTYFGNDYLQTRNEQYMISYRSLHIDKDTIVKIDEMDKPSGVLKVWFLLLDGLTNSLIVCPYSHQAPILQTIFKLFKNLLASPGIDFGFYCINHLLVPMIQDWLRYINKTGASWQLVEKNFKHCCCMTTDLVVEFIEKSVPEQRRLGAGTKTRLAQIVHPADNLLYSKLKFVTERIEREQHHLQNGQDPAYGQQYDSSSSSASSEEQQKAGAGGASNLMESPTKISGSATLALKQLLLVLIECAAQSQEAIARISVSCLKHVILSTGMLFNESQWMIACSAIHRACTVTIAPLRQLSFAFHEKSNSFYGDCANVKVAARRDSTLEELSRIYALAQQVFLSDNQREPGQGQGQGSTGSTPSGSCKLSDDRSYSFLLYPLNNGFNSNLDNFVIRIPFKNLVVGLLANQMLLQLVAKLLLSRLKCVPQAVSTCIFDNYAASASAPSHDYDLDFRSKEILLRCVKQYLMSALEFDSRPGLKFLMQKVSNIEYAANLYKQMTSSWMIYYIALVDSHLNDIVVYNLGPEDLNFILESCSRLNTTTVKKKENFVRYLFCLQDAWNLVCELYLSNSALHDIETGTSGKLRQKPPPIQPHLHKPMCISLNGNGDAEMTDSGSGSGSNPSPSKCVQLQEEENITMTTLISEFQPKCRSNPFDTNRQAKSSEAESISPEIEQQRASSILKDSNYKRAALAQLVVASMELLRSLPAEAEENLKLLMTPTIREAFRLVQLQGNELKVNQF; encoded by the exons ATGGAAGACCTATTCCTGCTAATTATCAAAGAATCAACGGGCACTAAGCACAATGCGCTGCGGCAAACGGCGCAAATAGCTTACG ATAAACTGTACCGCCAGCATGGCATCCACCGGGATCCGTCCCACGAGCTGCGCTCCGTCTGCTTCACTGCCCTGCAGATGGCGCTGGATACCAAGCGGCCCAAGTTCATCACGATGGGACTGAATGGCCTCCAT CGCGTGATCAAGGACGAACGATTCTACATCGGATTGGAGCCAGAGGATGACTCCGTGTGGCTCCCCTCCCAGCTGCTGCGGGCCACCAATGGCATCCTGCCGTCCACTAGTAGCGAGGACACGGTCGTGAATGTCCTGCGACTCTTTCTGGCCATGGCCTGCTCCCCGGCCTGTACGCTGAATGGACGCCTGCTCATCGAAATCCTGTCCAGGTGTGGCGAGTGCTGGGAAATGGGCTCGAGGGCCACCAAAGCCGCCTCCCTGGCAGCTGCCTCCCAGTGCCTGCGCACCTTCTGCGCCTTCCTCATCGAGGAGGCCGAGGAGGTGAAGAAGACCGCTCCCGCCGGCCTGATGACCCAGACCCAGGCCTCCGCCGTCTACAACGAGGTCATACCCGTGATGCAGTGGCTCTGCAGTCGTCTGGTGGAGCCAAATGTGAACACATCGCCGAACAAGAAGTGCGAGAATCCCAGCTCCCTGTACCTCACCGAGTGCATCCTCACCCTGAGCTCAGCCCTTCCCCGCAACGTCCATGCCAATCCGCACTTCACCTCCTTCCTCTGGCAGAAGTTCTGTCCCACGCTGGCGGCGGCACTGGGATCTCCCGGCAGGATCAATCTGGACAAGAAGTTCACCTATAA GGACGCCCTGCACATGATCGAGAACGAGGCACGTGGCTTCTTCACGGGTCCTGGCCTGGACGGTCCCCAGGCTCGTTGTGTTTATCTCACGGCCATCCAGTTGCTTCGCATCGCCGGCGCCCACGGTTCCCTGCGTCCCATGCTGGAGGCCCTCTTCCACCGGATGCTCCTCCTGCCGGCACCCCAGAATCGCACTGAACCCCTGCGCTGCGTGCGCGAGATCTTCAAGAGTCCGGAGCGCCTAATCGATTTGGCGGTTATCCTCTATGTGGACAAGAACACAGCCCAGGGATGCAGCGACGAAATGGCCCTCTTCCGGCT CTTGGTGGATGCCATGGAGGAGTGCGCCTACGGAGCCGGCGGAGTGGGTGGCGCCACGGAGGCCAGCCTGCAGGCCAGTGTGGAGTGCATGGTGGCTCTGCTGGACAGCTTGCAGGTGCTCTGCACCGGGGAGCTGACCGAGTCGATGATCAGCGACCAGATCGTCCAGGTGGTGAACGGACGGCATGAGCTTCTCAAAGATGCGGACTACTCCGGaccacttacctatcagagcATGGCCCGGTTGCCGGCTCCCTACCGGGATGCGATCGTGGAGTTCCGGCAGAACGTGTTCGAGACTTCGTCGGGATCCGAGAGCGATGGTGAACCGCCGCACGAGCAGGATGCGGCCTCCAACGGCTCGGGGGACACCGAAGGACCAGAAGACGACGATCCGAGCAGCTCCAGCGATGAGACCTCACGGGTGGAGAACCGATGGCCGTATTCGCACCTGGAGGCGCCAGTAATGCCCATCCGGACGGACAGTGACAACGATCGCCAACATGCCCGGGACTTCGCCCGTGCCCTGCGACAGGATCTGGTCCCGAAGCTGCTCCGCCTCCGGAGCTGCGTGGAGATCGACGAGGCCATGCAGGAGTTCGCGTCGGCGGTGTGCCAGGAGAACAGCATGAACTTCTCGGACTTCGACTACAACCTGACGGCCATCAACGCCGATGGCATCTACCTGGCCATTTATTCCTCGCTGCTGCTCAGCCTGCAGCTGATGCGGGCCGGGTACTACGAGCAGGTGGCCTCGGGCATGGCCCACAAGGACATCCTGGTGCCGATGTCGGAGCAGCAGTTTGTTACCTCGGTGCAGAACACTGGAGTCCTGGTCTACCTCTCCTCGCCATGGCTATGCGAACTCTACCAGTCCGTGACCGTTTGCAATGTCCTGGAGGCCATGTCCCGCCAGCAGTTGGATGGAATTGGGCCACGGTGCGCCCTGGTGGATATGCTGTGCGATGCTGGGGGATTGGGCGCCACCCAAATGCTATCCGAGTGGCAGCGTCTGCAGACGGCCACTGTGAAGCacaaggaggaggagcagcagcacgACAAGCGCCGGGAGGCTGCAAAGAAACTGTGTCGCCGCCTGCTTACCTGTTGCTGGGACTCCATGGTGATTGTGTTGAGCTCCGGCTTGGGGGATCTTCAGACCAGCTCCGCCTCCAACAAGCTGGTGGCGCTCTCCAAGCGCACTCTCCGGGTGAAGGCCAAGGCGAACAAGTCCAACGGCGAGGCGCTCTACGCCATGTGTCTGGATGGACTCCATTCG GCGGCCACTTTGAGCAACAACCTCAATCTTCAGCACCTGGCTGGGAAGATCCTGAATCTGTTGGCCTCCAATGTCTGCCAGACCACCGGGCCCCGAATCTCCGCCAGCCAGGCGATGTCCATGGACGTGGTACTTACCGGCGGCCTCAATCTGGGCAGCTACAGCGCCGATTGCTGGCCGAGCATCTTCGCCGTGTGCCGGCATGTCAGCCAACTGGAGCACGAGATCTTCAGCATGCAGAATCCATCCATATCGGGATCCTCGCCGGGCAGCAGCCGCCGCGACCTGGAGACTGGCGAGAAGCTAAGCAATGGCAATGCCCAGGATAAGCTCAATCTCTCCTCCATACCCATTGATGATGATGAAACCTG TGTGGATGTGTACAGCTTCCTGCAGGCTCCCATGCAGAGTCCCAACACGAACATCACCTCCATCCTGAAAGTCTATTCCGGCACCAATGAAACGGTCCTTCTCAGCCAGAGCGATACCTCCAAGGTGCTCTGTGCTCTGTCACATCAGGCGGAGAATCTCTTTGGGGACGCCGCCGAACGTCTCAGTCTGCCGTCGTTGTGCCAGTTCCTGAAGCATCTGTGCCGAGCCTCGCGGGAGCAACTCTACAAGAGCCAGGTGGCGCGCAAGGGTAGCCGGATTTGGTGGCCCAGCAAGGGCTGGAAGAAGCTGGACTCGCTGCCCATGTCCCTGCTCCTTCACAGGATCGGCGATGTCACACTCAAGGTTTTCCGAAGCTCTCGACCGTTGCTCCATGTGCTCAAGGTCTGGGCCATCACTGGACCGCATCTGATGGAT GCTGCTTGCCACCGGGACAGGATGATCTCGAAGCGGGCCATTGAATATATCCACGACATCATCACGGCCCTCCTGGTGGAGCAGTCGGAGCTGCCGTATTTCCACTTCAACGAGGCCCTCCTGAAGCCCTTCGAGAACCTTCTCAGCATGGACACGGACGTGGATGTGCAGGACCAGATCGTGGCCTGCCTCTACGAGGTGGTGGAGGCGCATCGCACCGAAATCCGTTCCGGCTGGAGGCCCCTGTTCGGTACCCTGAGGAACGCCCGCAGCCGGATGCTAAACATGAGCAACATCATCGACATATTTCGGGTGTTCCTCGACTCCGATAATACTTTGGTGTTCGCCAATGCGGGATTGGATTGCATCCTCTGCTTGCTATCGTACTTGGAGATCTCTGGAGGcggtaacaacaacaataataacaactcCTGTCCAGGAGGAAGTGGCGGATCAGGATCCAATCAGCAGGAGGAGGATAATACGTTCCGGCCAACGGACTTCCTGCACGAAACACTGCGATTCCTAGAGCGGTGCTCCAGTATTTTGGGATTCATGCACAGCATGCCCAAGTGCCCCAACTTCCATTCGACGTACAAGATCAAGGGCATCTCCTACACGCACATAATCGACGCCAACATTCCCAGTTCCATGGAGAACTTCACGTACTTCGGCAACGACTATCTCCAGACGAGGAATGAGCAGTATATGATCTCCTATCGATCCCTGCATATCGACAAGGACACCATTGTGAAAATCGATGAGATGGACAAGCCGTCGGGTGTGCTGAAGGTGTGGTTCCTGCTCCTGGACGGACTCACCAATTCGCTGATCGTCTGCCCCTACTCCCACCAGGCGCCCATCCTGCAGACCATCTTCAAGCTGTTCAAGAATCTCCTGGCCAGTCCGGGCATTGATTTCGGATTCTATTGCATCAACCATCTGCTGGTGCCCATGATCCAGGACTGGCTGAGGTACATCAACAAGACCGGCGCCTCCTGGCAGCTGGTGGAGAAGAACTTCAAGCACTGCTGTTGCATGACCACGGATCTGGTGGTGGAGTTCATCGAGAAGTCTGTACCGGAGCAGCGTCGCTTGGGGGCCGGGACTAAGACGCGCCTGGCTCAGATTGTCCATCCGGCGGATAACTTGCTGTACTCCAAGCTGAAGTTTGTCACGGAGAGGATAGAGCGGGAGCAGCATCATCTGCAGAATGGCCAGGATCCGGCCTATGGGCAGCAGTACGATAGCAGTTCCAGTTCCGCCAGCTCCGAGGAGCAGCAGAAGGCCGGGGCAGGAGGAGCCAGTAACCTAATGGAGTCGCCCACCAAGATCTCCGGCTCGGCCACGCTGGCTCTGAAGCAGCTGCTCCTCGTCCTGATCGAGTGCGCCGCCCAGTCGCAGGAGGCGATTGCCAGGATCTCGGTGTCCTGCCTCAAGCACGTCATCCTCTCCACGGGCATGCTCTTCAACGAGTCCCAGTGGATGATAGCCTGCTCGGCCATCCACAGAGCCTGCACCGTCACCATTGCTCCGCTGCGACAGCTCTCCTTTGCCTTCCATGAGAAGTCCAACAGCTTCTACGGGGACTGCGCTAACGTGAAGGTGGCCGCCCGGAGGGACAGCACTCTGGAGGAGCTGTCACGGATCTATGCACTGGCCCAGCAGGTCTTCCTGTCGGACAATCAGCGGGAGCCGGGCCAGGGACAGGGCCAGGGTTCGACCGGATCCACGCCGAGTGGCTCGTGCAAGCTGTCGGACGACAGGAGCTACTCCTTCCTTCTTTATCCCCTGAACAATGGCTTCAACTCCAATCTGGACAACTTCGTGATACGGATACCGTTCAAGAACCTGGTGGTGGGTCTCCTCGCCAACCAGATGCTGCTCCAACTGGTGGCCAAGCTGCTGCTGTCGCGCCTCAAGTGCGTGCCCCAGGCGGTGTCCACCTGCATATTCGATAATTACGCCGCCTCGGCATCGGCGCCCAGCCACGACTACGACCTGGACTTCCGCTCCAAGGAGATCCTGCTGCGCTGCGTCAAACAGTACTTGATGTCCGCCCTGGAGTTCGATTCGCGTCCCGGTCTTAAGTTCCTCATGCAGAAGGTCTCCAACATCGAGTATGCCGCCAATCTCTACAAGCAAATGACCTCCTCCTGGATGATCTACTACATCGCTCTGGTGGACTCCCATTTGAACGACATTGTCGTCTACAACCTGGGCCCGGAGGACCTCAACTTTATCCTGGAATCGTGCTCCCGACTGAACACCACCACTGTGAAGAAGAAGGAGAACTTTGTGAGGTATCTGTTCTGTCTGCAGGATGCGTGGAACCTGGTCTGCGAACTCTACCTGAGCAACTCGGCTCTGCACGACATTGAGACTGGAACCTCAGGCAAACTGCGCCAGAAGCCGCCACCAATCCAGCCCCATCTGCACAAGCCCATGTGCATCTCCTTGAATGGCAACGGAGATGCCGAGATGACTGATTCCGGCTCTGGTTCGGGCAGCAATCCATCGCCCAGCAAGTGCGTCCagctgcaggaggaggagaacATCACGATGACCACGCTGATCAGCGAATTCCAGCCCAAGTGCCGGAGCAATCCGTTCGACACCAATCGTCAGGCCAAGTCCTCGGAGGCCGAGTCCATTTCACCGGAAATCGAACAGCAGCGGGCGAGCAGTATCCTGAAGGACTCCAACTACAAGAGGGCCGCCCTGGCCCAGCTGGTGGTGGCCTCCATGGAGCTGCTGCGCTCTCTGCCGGCGGAGGCCGAGGAGAACCTCAAGCTACTGATGACGCCGACAATCCGGGAGGCGTTCCGACTCGTCCAGCTGCAGGGAAACGAGTTGAAGGTCAACCAGTTTTAG
- the LOC6504758 gene encoding malignant T-cell-amplified sequence 1 homolog, with translation MFKKFEEKDSISSIQQLKSSVQKGIRVKLLEAYPKLETHIDLILPKKDSYRIAKCHDHIELLLNGAGEQVFFRHRDGPWMPTLRLLHKFPYFVTMQQVDKGAIRFVLSGANVMCPGLTSPGACMTPADKNTVVAIMAEGKEHALAIGLLTLSTEEILAKNKGIGIETYHFLNDGLWKSKPVK, from the exons ATGTTCAAAAA GTTCGAGGAGAAGGACAGCATCTCGTCCATTCAGCAGCTGAAGTCGTCGGTGCAGAAAGGCATCCGTGTGAAGCTACTGGAGGCATACCCGAAGCTAGAGACACACATCGACCTGATCCTGCCCAAGAAGGACTCCTACCGCATCGCAAAGTG CCATGACCATATCGAGCTATTGCTGAACGGAGCCGGTGAGCAGGTGTTCTTCCGCCATCGCGACGGTCCCTGGATGCCCACCCTGCGCCTGCTGCACAAGTTCCCCTACTTTGTGACCATGCAGCAGGTGGACAAGGGCGCCATCCGGTTCGTCCTCAGCGGTGCGAACGTTATGTGCCCGGGTCTGACGTCGCCGGGCGCGTGTATGACTCCGGCGGACAAGAACACAGTGGTGGCCATCATGGCGGAGGGCAAGGAGCATGCCCTGGCCATTGGTCTGCTCACTCTGTCCACTGAGGAAAT CCTGGCGAAGAACAAGGGCATCGGCATCGAGACGTACCACTTCCTGAACGACGGACTTTGGAAGTCGAAGCCAGTGAAATAG
- the LOC6504734 gene encoding cell cycle negative regulator roughex gives MSETIPEKVEEEEVASSSSPLPSPSTSPSTPLDDSVRNIPTPHDIVIQFVTSVDTGSIRSELAEDCIFSFFGRHVRGVNAIMGYVRTQLLGRFQHERFDRAQIVSQSHELILKERFGRSFDVVRRRIYEQKERERATTLHLRAESDDEEVPSRYPVQLVTPPRASSHSMDQLTFVEACGVLESLRDSNFSGGLDLGDLVPMHLTLGYRLTPVVLGNLRAIEICLAIYEKYPLKLNRSTLVPPPTVEEIFGIGRLRNTTLAPANPQTDDEGEEVPQARSLSVRRILFADGADEDGDEDTDGSVEEKKDDASEPDLPDQNQEEDKDEPEQQGEQEEQQQQQPEEAPASSSSSTAQEETNPPAEPIVGERNPPEKSIICSLTPRKRTQTTNVCEVEPKRTPLRTRMRF, from the exons ATGAGCGAAACCATACCGGAAAAagtcgaggaggaggaggtggcgtCTTCATCCTCGCCCTTGCCATCGCCCTCAACTTCGCCTTCTACACCTTTAGATG ATTCTGTACGCAATATTCCAACACCACATGATATTGTGATCCAATTTGTGACGTCGGTGGACACGGGATCGATACGATCGGAGCTGGCAGAGGATTGTATCTTCAGTTTCTTCGGAAGACATGTGCGCGGCGTCAATGCCATAATGGGCTATGTGCGCACCCAGCTGCTGGGACGTTTCCAGCACGAGAGATTCGACCGCGCCCAGATCGTGTCCCAGAGCCATGAGCTGATACTCAAGGAGCGCTTCGGTCGTTCCTTCGATGTGGTGCGCCGGCGCATCTACGAGCAGAAGGAACGCGAACGTGCCACCACTTTACACCTACGGGCCGAGAGTGATGACGAGGAGGTGCCCAGCCGTTATCCCGTCCAACTGGTCACTCCACCGCGTGCCTCCAGCCACTCCATGGATCAGCTTACGTTCGTGGAGGCATGCGGCGTACTGGAGAGTCTGCGCGACAGCAACTTCAGCGGGGGACTGGATCTTGGTGACCTGGTGCCCATGCACCTGACCCTGGGCTATCGTCTCACCCCGGTGGTGCTCGGCAATCTTCGCGCCATTGAGATCTGTTTGGCGATCTACGAGAAGTATCCCCTAAAGCTGAATCGATCGACGCTGGTGCCACCGCCCACGGTGGAGGAGATTTTCGGGATTGGACGTCTGCGGAACACTACCTTGGCTCCCGCCAATCCCCAGACCGATGACGAGGGCGAGGAAGTGCCTCAGGCCAGGAGTCTCAGCGTGCGTCGTATTCTGTTCGCCGATGGCGCCGACGAGGATGGGGACGAGGACACGGATGGGAGTGTGGAGGAGAAGAAGGATGATGCCTCCGAGCCAGACTTGCCGGATCAGAACCAGGAAGAGGATAAAGATGAGCCGGAACAGCAAGGGGaacaggaggagcagcagcagcaacagccagaGGAGGCTccagcatcatcatcatcgtccaCCGCCCAAGAGGAGACTAATCCCCCAGCAGAGCCGATTGTGGGGGAGCGGAACCCCCCGGAGAAGTCCATCATTTGCAGCCTGACACCGCGAAAACGCACCCAGACCACCAATGTGTGCGAAGTGGAGCCCAAGCGCACACCTCTGCGCACCCGCATGCGTTTCTAG
- the LOC6504733 gene encoding peptidoglycan-recognition protein SA has protein sequence MLVRHLSAILVLILAVSAGKPRRRPADPECPTIKLKRQWGGKPSLGLHYQVRPIRYVVIHHTVTSECSGLLQCAEILQNMQGYHQNELNYNDISYNFLIGSDGIVYEGTGWGLRGAHTYGYNANGTGIAFIGNFVDKLPTAAALKACKNLLSCGVKQGELAEDYALLAGSQVISTQSPGLTLYNEIQEWPHWLSNP, from the exons ATGCTCGTCAGACACTTGAGTGCCATTCTCGTCTTGATTCTGGCGGTTAGTGCTGGGAAGCCGCGACGTCGTCCGGCGGATCCGGAGTGCCCCACCATTAAGCTGAAGCGTCAGTGGGGCGGGAAGCCCTCCCTGGGCCTCCACTACCAGGTGAGACCCATCCGGTATGTGGTCATCCATCACACCGTCACCTCCGAGTGCAGTGGACTGCTCCAGTGCGCGGAGATACTCCAGAACATGCAGGGCTATCATCAGAATGAGCTCAACTACAATGACATTAGTTACAA CTTTTTAATTGGAAGCGATGGGATTGTCTATGAAGGAACTGGTTGGGGTCTCAGAGGAGCCCATACCTACGGCTACAATGCCAATGGCACTGGAATAGCCTTCATTGGCAACTTTGTGG ATAAACTTCCAACGGCAGCTGCTCTAAAAGCTTGCAAGAACCTCCTAAGTTGTGGCGTGAAACAGGGAGAGTTGGCCGAGGATTACGCCCTCTTGGCAGGCTCCCAGGTGATCAGCACTCAGAGTCCTGGACTAACGCTCTACAATGAGATCCAAGAATGGCCACACTGGCTATCCAAtccctaa